Proteins co-encoded in one Zygotorulaspora mrakii chromosome 5, complete sequence genomic window:
- the DHH1 gene encoding DExD/H-box ATP-dependent RNA helicase DHH1 (similar to Saccharomyces cerevisiae DHH1 (YDL160C); ancestral locus Anc_7.336) — MSDDQSWKNELNIPKKDTRPQTEDVLNTKGNSFEDFYLKRELLMGIFEAGFEKPSPIQEEAIPVAIAGRDILARAKNGTGKTAAFVVPTLEKVKPGVNKIQALIMVPTRELALQTSQVVRTLGKHCGISCMVTTGGTNLKDDILRLNENVHILVGTPGRVLDLASRKLADLSDCSLFVMDEADKMLSRDFKTIIEQILIFLPKSHQSLLFSATFPITVKEFMVKHLHKPYEINLMEELTLKGITQYYAFVEEKQKLHCLNTLFSKLQINQAIIFCNSTNRVELLAKKITDLGYSCYYSHARMRQQERNKVFHEFRQGKVRTLVCSDLLTRGIDIQAVNVVINFDFPKTAETYLHRIGRSGRFGHLGLAINLINWNDRFNLYKIEQELGTEIAAIPATIDKSLYVAEDSSAVPVPFPIQQQPNPLQQQLPVQYQIPPQQFPVSGGPQQGMPPQMQPHFTAQPQF, encoded by the coding sequence AGGTAACAGTTTCGAAGATTTCTACCTCAAACGAGAGTTACTGATGGGAATCTTCGAAGCGGGATTTGAAAAGCCCTCGCCAATTCAGGAAGAGGCCATACCGGTAGCCATCGCAGGAAGAGATATACTAGCAAGAGCAAAGAACGGGACTGGAAAAACGGCGGCATTTGTCGTTCCGACCTTAGAAAAGGTCAAACCAGGTGTTAATAAAATTCAAGCACTTATCATGGTTCCAACAAGAGAATTGGCATTGCAAACATCTCAGGTTGTACGTACTTTGGGTAAACATTGTGGTATATCGTGTATGGTCACCACTGGTGGTACCAATTTAAAGGATGATATCTTAAGATTAAATGAAAACGTGCATATCTTAGTAGGTACTCCAGGTCGAGTATTGGATTTAGCTTCAAGAAAATTAGCGGACTTGAGTGACTGTTCTCTTTTTGTTATGGATGAAGCTGATAAAATGTTATCTCGTGATTTCAAGACAATTATTGAACaaattctgatttttttaccCAAAAGTCACCaatcattattattcaGTGCAACATTTCCAATAACTGTTAAAGAATTCATGGTCAAGCATCTTCATAAACCTTATGAGATAAATTTAATGGAAGAATTAACTCTGAAGGGTATTACACAATATTACGCGTTTGTcgaagaaaaacaaaaattaCACTGTTTAAAtacattattttcaaaattacAAATTAATCAAGCAATTATATTTTGCAATTCCACAAATCGTGTTGAGCTTTTagctaaaaaaattacagATCTAGGTTATTCATGTTATTATTCGCATGCAAGGATGAGACAACAGGAGAGAAATAAGGTCTTTCATGAATTTCGTCAAGGTAAAGTTCGTACTTTGGTTTGCTCGGATTTACTCACGCGTGGTATCGATATTCAAGCGGTTAATGTTGTCATTAACTTTGATTTTCCAAAAACTGCGGAAACATATTTGCATAGAATTGGTAGATCTGGTAGATTTGGCCACTTAGGTTTAGCGATTAATCTGATCAATTGGAACGATCGATTCAATTTGTATAAGATTGAACAGGAATTGGGAACTGAAATTGCCGCTATTCCAGCAACAATCGACAAATCGTTGTATGTTGCTGAAGACTCTTCGGCAGTTCCTGTACCCTTTCCAATTCAACAACAGCCCAACCCGcttcaacagcaattgCCTGTACAATATCAAATTCCTCCGCAGCAGTTTCCAGTAAGTGGAGGTCCTCAGCAAGGTATGCCACCTCAGATGCAGCCTCATTTTACTGCTCAGCCACAGTTTTAA
- the PNP1 gene encoding purine-nucleoside phosphorylase (similar to Saccharomyces cerevisiae PNP1 (YLR209C); ancestral locus Anc_7.337) yields MSTIDSGTQRKLIYSAFEYLSKEINEHFEDKEAFQPRTLIVCGSGLGGISNRLSSDPNPLTIPYGTIPGFKSSTVAGHSGTLVFGMMNNTPVVLMNGRLHSYEGHSFFDVSFPIRVLHNFNSVRTLIVTNAAGGLNDSFAPCDLMCISDHINFPGFAGNHPLRGPNLDEIGPRFLPMSDAYDLELRKLLFKKKTELGLKRALHEGTYIYVSGPTFETRAESRMLRMLGADAVGMSTVPEVTVARHCGWRVLALSLITNNCVLAAAPSALDENPAAMDEGIASHEEVLENGRKASQDVERLIEEIVADI; encoded by the coding sequence ATGAGTACAATTGATAGTGGTACACAGCGTAAGCTGATTTATTCAGCATTTGAATATCTCAGCAAGGAGATAAATGAgcattttgaagataaagaagCATTTCAACCACGTACTTTGATCGTTTGTGGTTCAGGTTTAGGGGGGATTTCTAATCGGTTATCATCTGACCCTAACCCACTGACTATCCCTTATGGCACTATTCCAGGCTTCAAGTCAAGCACAGTTGCTGGTCACTCTGGTACTCTTGTTTTTGGAATGATGAATAACACACCAGTCGTTTTGATGAATGGACGTTTGCATAGTTACGAAGGacattctttctttgacgTCAGTTTTCCAATAAGGGTTTTGCATAATTTTAATTCTGTGAGAACATTGATTGTAACTAATGCGGCTGGTGGCTTAAATGACTCGTTTGCACCTTGTGATCTGATGTGTATATCTGATCATATCAACTTTCCTGGATTTGCAGGCAACCATCCCTTGAGAGGACCAAatcttgatgaaattggCCCGCGTTTCTTACCGATGAGTGACGCATACGATTTAGAATTGAGAAAGTTgttattcaaaaagaagacAGAACTGGGGTTGAAGAGAGCATTGCATGAGGGTACCTATATTTATGTGTCCGGCCCAACTTTTGAGACCAGAGCTGAAAGTCGTATGCTTCGCATGTTAGGAGCAGATGCTGTTGGTATGAGTACAGTTCCTGAGGTCACTGTCGCTCGCCATTGTGGATGGCGAGTCCTTGCACTAAGTCTAATAACGAACAACTGCGTGTTAGCTGCAGCACCCAGTGCTCTCGATGAGAATCCAGCTGCAATGGATGAAGGTATCGCTTCTCATGAAGAGGTTTTAGAAAACGGCAGGAAGGCATCACAAGATGTTGAAAGACtaattgaagaaatcgtTGCTGATATATAA